The following coding sequences are from one Streptomyces sp. NBC_01485 window:
- a CDS encoding DEAD/DEAH box helicase: MTLPVALTGTDVIGQAKTGTGKTLGFGLPLLERVTVPADVEAGRAKPEALTDAPQALVVVPTRELCTQVTNDLLTAGKVRNVRVLAIYGGRAYEPQVEALKKGIDVVVGTPGRLLDLAGQKKLDLKHIKSLVLDEADEMLDLGFLPDVEKIINMLPAKRQTMLFSATMPGAVIGLARRYMSQPTHIRATAPDDEGVTVANISQHVYRAHNMDKPEMVSRILQADGRGLVMVFCRTKRTAADLADQLQQRGFASGAVHGDLGQGAREQALRAFRNGKVDVLVCTDVAARGIDVEGVTHVINYQSPEDEKTFLHRVGRTGRAGAKGIAVTLVDWDDIPRWQLINKALELDFNDPPETYSTSPHFYEEMRIPAGTKGVLPRAERTRAGLDAEVLEDLGEPAGRAGRGRNDRGGRNDRGERGGRGESRSNAGERSGTEERERAARTPRRRRRTRNGSAIDGTPAPVGTTAPAQAPVAEPTSSVTEEVAGPRTPRRRRRTRTGSGQEAAAIAVTATEVAVAPVAEAAEAVVTTVEGPALDAPEATERPRRRRSRKPAETAVDTVVEAAEAPEVAEATVAAPRRRTRKAAAPAEAVIESVASAEAPEAVAAVEPEVKPRRTRKTAAAAETVVDTVEATEAKPRRRTTRKAAEPETTAVAAEIPAQATQEAEPVKPRRTRKTAATAAAVVEAPEATEAEVKPRRTRKATAPAEAAVDTAEGTEAKPRRTRKTAAAVVDGPEATEAEVKPRRTRKATAPAEAAVDTAEGTEAKPRRTRKTAAAVVEAPAAAVVEAPEATEADVKPRRTRKTAAAKATATADIPAQATQEAAEVKPRRTRKAAAPAEAAADEAEAKPRVRRTRKATAAAEPADG; the protein is encoded by the coding sequence ATGACGCTCCCCGTGGCCCTGACGGGCACGGACGTCATCGGCCAGGCCAAGACCGGCACCGGCAAGACGCTCGGCTTCGGCCTCCCGCTCCTCGAGCGCGTGACCGTCCCCGCCGACGTCGAGGCCGGCCGCGCCAAGCCCGAGGCCCTCACCGACGCCCCGCAGGCGCTCGTCGTCGTCCCCACGCGCGAGCTGTGCACGCAGGTCACCAACGACCTGCTGACCGCGGGCAAGGTGCGCAACGTCCGCGTCCTCGCCATTTACGGCGGCCGGGCCTACGAGCCCCAGGTCGAGGCCCTGAAGAAGGGCATCGACGTCGTCGTCGGCACCCCGGGCCGCCTCCTGGACCTCGCGGGCCAGAAGAAGCTCGACCTCAAGCACATCAAGTCGCTCGTCCTCGACGAGGCCGACGAGATGCTCGACCTGGGCTTCCTGCCCGACGTCGAGAAGATCATCAACATGCTTCCGGCGAAGCGCCAGACCATGCTGTTCTCGGCGACCATGCCGGGCGCGGTCATCGGTCTCGCCCGCCGGTACATGTCGCAGCCCACGCACATCCGCGCCACCGCGCCGGACGACGAGGGCGTGACCGTCGCGAACATCTCGCAGCACGTGTACCGCGCGCACAACATGGACAAGCCCGAGATGGTCAGCCGCATCCTGCAGGCCGACGGCCGGGGACTGGTCATGGTCTTCTGCCGTACGAAGCGCACCGCGGCCGACCTCGCCGACCAGCTCCAGCAGCGCGGCTTCGCCTCCGGCGCGGTCCACGGCGACCTCGGCCAGGGCGCCCGCGAGCAGGCGCTGCGCGCCTTCCGCAACGGCAAGGTCGACGTCCTGGTCTGCACCGACGTCGCCGCCCGCGGCATCGACGTCGAGGGCGTCACGCACGTCATCAACTACCAGTCGCCGGAAGACGAGAAGACGTTCCTGCACCGCGTCGGCCGGACGGGCCGCGCGGGCGCCAAGGGCATCGCGGTCACGCTCGTCGACTGGGACGACATCCCGCGCTGGCAGCTCATCAACAAGGCGCTGGAGCTCGACTTCAACGACCCGCCGGAGACGTACTCCACCTCCCCGCACTTCTACGAGGAGATGCGGATCCCCGCGGGCACCAAGGGTGTCCTGCCGCGCGCGGAGCGCACCCGCGCCGGGCTCGACGCGGAGGTCCTGGAAGACCTGGGCGAGCCGGCCGGCCGCGCCGGGCGCGGTCGCAACGACCGGGGCGGTCGCAATGACCGCGGCGAGCGCGGTGGCCGGGGCGAGTCCCGCTCCAACGCCGGCGAGCGGTCCGGCACCGAGGAGCGCGAGCGTGCCGCCCGTACGCCGCGTCGCCGTCGTCGTACGCGCAACGGCTCCGCGATCGACGGAACGCCGGCGCCCGTCGGCACGACCGCACCGGCGCAGGCCCCCGTGGCCGAGCCGACGTCGTCCGTGACGGAGGAGGTCGCAGGCCCGCGCACCCCGCGCCGTCGGCGCCGTACGCGGACCGGGTCCGGGCAGGAGGCCGCCGCGATCGCAGTGACGGCCACCGAAGTGGCCGTCGCGCCTGTCGCCGAGGCCGCTGAGGCGGTCGTGACGACGGTGGAGGGCCCAGCCCTCGACGCCCCGGAGGCCACGGAGAGGCCGCGCCGCCGCCGTAGCCGTAAGCCGGCCGAGACCGCCGTCGACACGGTGGTGGAGGCCGCGGAGGCACCCGAGGTGGCGGAGGCGACGGTGGCAGCGCCGCGCCGTCGGACCCGCAAGGCTGCGGCTCCGGCCGAAGCCGTGATCGAGAGCGTCGCGTCCGCCGAGGCCCCGGAGGCCGTCGCGGCCGTCGAGCCCGAGGTGAAGCCGCGCCGTACCCGTAAGACGGCCGCCGCCGCGGAGACCGTGGTCGACACCGTCGAAGCGACCGAGGCGAAGCCGCGCCGCCGCACCACCCGCAAGGCCGCCGAGCCCGAGACGACGGCCGTCGCGGCCGAGATCCCGGCCCAGGCCACGCAGGAGGCGGAGCCGGTCAAGCCGCGCCGCACGCGTAAGACGGCAGCCACGGCCGCCGCGGTCGTCGAAGCGCCGGAAGCCACCGAGGCTGAGGTCAAGCCCCGTCGGACCCGTAAGGCAACGGCTCCGGCCGAAGCCGCGGTCGACACGGCCGAGGGTACGGAGGCGAAGCCGCGCCGCACCCGCAAGACGGCAGCCGCGGTCGTCGACGGCCCGGAAGCCACCGAGGCCGAGGTCAAGCCCCGTCGGACCCGTAAGGCAACGGCCCCGGCCGAAGCCGCCGTCGACACGGCCGAGGGCACGGAGGCCAAGCCGCGCCGCACCCGCAAGACGGCAGCCGCGGTCGTCGAAGCCCCGGCCGCCGCGGTCGTCGAAGCCCCGGAAGCCACCGAGGCCGACGTCAAGCCCCGTCGCACCCGCAAGACGGCGGCGGCCAAGGCCACGGCCACGGCCGACATTCCGGCTCAGGCCACGCAGGAGGCCGCCGAGGTCAAGCCGCGCCGCACGCGCAAGGCCGCCGCGCCGGCCGAGGCCGCCGCCGACGAGGCGGAGGCGAAGCCGAGGGTGCGCCGTACCCGCAAGGCGACGGCCGCCGCGGAGCCCGCGGACGGCTGA